In Rhodanobacter humi, the following are encoded in one genomic region:
- a CDS encoding polysaccharide deacetylase family protein — protein sequence MRIRPTRQQVLGLLPERLVLVRGPREPGALYLSFDDGPHPEHTPRLLDLLARHGARASFFLVGRRIEQHPALVERIVAEGHTLGNHSYSHPLFHRLSLREQLDEVERTDRLLADFDRSGPHRFRPPRGVVSLRLLLAFARRGRNLAYWSYDSLDYQPQPPDELAARLLQRPPADGDVLLMHDDSDCAAQILAHLLPAWHTAGRSLRALPAVAA from the coding sequence GTGAGGATCCGGCCCACGCGACAGCAAGTGCTTGGCCTGCTGCCCGAACGCCTGGTGCTGGTGCGCGGCCCGCGCGAGCCGGGCGCGCTCTACCTCAGCTTCGACGACGGCCCGCATCCGGAGCACACGCCCCGCCTGCTGGACCTGCTGGCCCGGCACGGCGCGCGGGCGAGCTTCTTCCTGGTCGGCCGGCGCATCGAGCAGCACCCCGCGCTGGTCGAACGCATCGTGGCGGAGGGTCACACCCTGGGCAATCACTCGTACAGCCATCCGCTGTTCCACCGACTCAGCCTGCGCGAGCAGCTGGACGAGGTGGAGCGCACCGACCGCCTGCTGGCGGACTTCGACCGTTCCGGCCCGCACCGCTTCCGGCCACCGCGCGGCGTGGTGTCGCTGCGGCTGCTGCTGGCCTTCGCGCGGCGCGGACGCAATCTGGCCTACTGGTCCTACGACAGCCTGGATTACCAGCCGCAACCGCCCGATGAGTTGGCCGCACGGCTGCTGCAGCGACCGCCGGCCGACGGCGACGTGCTGCTGATGCACGACGACAGCGACTGCGCGGCGCAGATCCTCGCGCACCTGCTGCCAGCCTGGCACACCGCCGGCCGCAGCCTGCGCGCGCTGCCGGCGGTGGCCGCATGA
- a CDS encoding glycosyltransferase has product MKLLVLTNLFPTPWDPLRGMFNRQQFERLGRRHELHVLTAVDFRDRLRKRRGSVEVPGLRTDHFVFVYPPRFGRALHAACWLLSLLLQRGWRLRTAGYDGILASWAYPDAVAAGWLARLLGIPYVVKVHGSDLNVQATHALRRPQIAASLRGAAAVVAVSRALAGKAVALGADPARVHAIYNGVDAARFAPGDKADARKRLGLDIAADPLLLYVGNLKESKGCLDLLEAFATMAASCPQAQLVYVGEGTCRAALAARAQTLGLAARVHLAGAMPHAALPDWFRAADLLCLPSHNEGVPNVVLEAMACGTPVVATRVGGIPEVVPAHAGRLVELGDRAALADALAQAAAQAWDHAAIAEHARGFSWDSNIDQLDAIMRQAARNEAVAEVLR; this is encoded by the coding sequence ATGAAGCTGCTGGTGCTGACCAACCTGTTCCCGACGCCCTGGGATCCGCTGCGCGGCATGTTCAACCGCCAGCAGTTCGAACGCCTGGGCCGGCGCCACGAGTTGCACGTGCTCACCGCGGTGGATTTCCGCGATCGCCTGCGCAAGCGGCGCGGCAGCGTCGAGGTGCCTGGCCTGCGCACCGATCATTTCGTGTTCGTCTACCCGCCGCGCTTCGGCCGCGCGCTGCACGCGGCCTGCTGGCTGCTGTCGCTGCTGCTGCAGCGCGGCTGGCGGCTGCGCACGGCCGGTTACGACGGCATCCTCGCAAGCTGGGCCTATCCCGATGCGGTGGCCGCCGGCTGGCTGGCGCGCCTGCTCGGCATTCCATACGTGGTGAAGGTGCACGGCAGCGACCTCAACGTACAGGCCACGCACGCGCTGCGCCGGCCGCAGATCGCCGCGAGCCTGCGTGGCGCCGCCGCGGTGGTGGCGGTGAGCCGCGCGCTGGCCGGCAAGGCGGTGGCGCTGGGCGCGGACCCCGCGCGCGTGCACGCGATCTACAACGGCGTCGACGCTGCGCGCTTCGCCCCCGGAGACAAGGCGGATGCACGCAAGCGGCTCGGCCTGGACATCGCGGCCGACCCATTGCTGCTCTACGTCGGCAACCTGAAGGAGAGCAAGGGCTGCCTCGATCTGCTGGAAGCCTTCGCGACGATGGCGGCCTCGTGTCCGCAGGCGCAGTTGGTGTACGTAGGCGAGGGCACCTGCCGCGCCGCGCTGGCCGCGCGTGCGCAAACACTTGGCCTGGCTGCACGCGTGCACCTGGCCGGCGCGATGCCCCACGCGGCGCTGCCCGACTGGTTCCGCGCCGCCGACCTGCTGTGCCTGCCCAGTCACAACGAAGGCGTGCCCAACGTGGTGCTGGAGGCGATGGCCTGCGGCACGCCGGTGGTGGCCACGCGGGTGGGCGGCATTCCCGAGGTGGTGCCTGCACACGCCGGCCGGCTCGTGGAGCTGGGCGACCGCGCCGCGCTCGCCGATGCGCTGGCGCAAGCGGCGGCGCAGGCCTGGGACCACGCCGCCATCGCGGAGCACGCGCGCGGCTTCAGCTGGGACAGCAACATCGACCAGCTGGATGCGATCATGCGGCAGGCGGCGCGCAACGAGGCCGTGGCGGAGGTGCTGCGGTGA
- a CDS encoding glycosyltransferase, whose amino-acid sequence MNITHVVENLNRGGLERVVLDLVKLQQQQGHHCQVICLFERGTLAHELDVAGIPVHACGKRRGFDLKALSRVRRLIRAHHTDVLHSHNAVAHYLAVLASLGLGVAKLINTRHGMGGMQRWNRAEMLYRASLARTDAVAMVCEAACNGAIEHGLVPRRKLRVVPNGLRVQEFAIASPAARERLRQALALSPQTRLVGTVGRLNWAKDQANLIRAFRRVHDQQADSALLLVGDGLLRPELEACARDEGLADAVHFLGDRSDVRELLQGLDVFVLSSVSEGYSMALLEASATALPIVATDVGGNREIVQHGVTGRIVPARDADALAQAILDLLRDPQRAASCGAAARAMMETRGSLEAMAARYAALYESREPAA is encoded by the coding sequence ATGAACATCACCCACGTCGTGGAAAATCTGAACCGCGGAGGACTGGAACGCGTCGTGCTCGACCTGGTCAAGCTGCAGCAGCAGCAAGGCCACCACTGCCAGGTGATATGCCTGTTCGAACGCGGCACGCTGGCGCACGAGCTGGATGTCGCGGGCATCCCGGTGCATGCCTGCGGCAAGCGCAGGGGCTTCGACCTCAAGGCGCTGTCGCGCGTGCGCCGGCTGATCCGCGCCCACCACACCGACGTGTTGCACAGCCACAACGCGGTGGCGCATTACCTGGCGGTGCTGGCCAGTCTCGGCCTGGGTGTGGCCAAGCTCATCAACACCCGCCACGGCATGGGCGGCATGCAGCGCTGGAACCGCGCGGAAATGCTCTATCGCGCCAGCCTGGCGCGCACCGACGCGGTGGCGATGGTCTGCGAGGCGGCGTGCAACGGCGCGATCGAGCACGGCCTGGTGCCGCGCCGCAAGTTGCGCGTGGTGCCGAACGGTCTGCGCGTGCAGGAGTTCGCCATTGCCTCGCCGGCCGCGCGCGAGCGCTTGCGCCAGGCGCTAGCGCTGTCGCCGCAGACGCGCCTGGTCGGCACGGTGGGGCGGCTCAACTGGGCGAAGGACCAAGCCAACCTGATCCGCGCGTTTCGCCGCGTGCACGACCAGCAGGCGGACAGCGCGCTGCTGCTGGTCGGCGACGGCCTGCTGCGGCCCGAGCTGGAAGCCTGCGCGCGCGACGAGGGCCTCGCCGACGCGGTGCATTTCCTCGGCGACCGCAGCGACGTGCGCGAGCTGCTGCAGGGGCTGGACGTGTTCGTGCTCTCCTCGGTGAGCGAGGGCTACTCGATGGCGCTGCTGGAAGCCTCCGCCACCGCGCTGCCGATCGTGGCCACCGACGTCGGCGGCAACCGCGAGATCGTGCAACACGGCGTCACCGGCCGCATCGTGCCGGCGCGCGACGCCGATGCGCTGGCGCAGGCGATCCTCGACCTGCTGCGCGATCCGCAGCGCGCCGCGAGTTGCGGCGCAGCCGCCCGCGCGATGATGGAGACGCGCGGCTCGCTCGAGGCGATGGCGGCGCGCTACGCCGCGCTGTACGAGTCGCGGGAGCCGGCCGCATGA
- a CDS encoding phenylacetate--CoA ligase family protein, with amino-acid sequence MSVYEHLFRRVLYPAYESGLRRRRTLDWLAGYERDQWLAPEQLRALQLERLLRLLRHCEQHVPWYRRRWRELGIAAADIRSLDDYARLPVLDKDEIRAHFDEFKADGWHERLLYKATGGSTGQPMRFGYTRESNERRTAVMWRGYGWAGARMGRRTLYVWGGAVGEPRRLHQFKDRLYHAAFARRMLNSFHMTDANLGEYADAIDAYRPEVIVGYVGPLVRLAQWLLDNRRTLARPPAAVLGAAEALHDFQRELIERAFGCPAYNTYGCREVMLIASECEQRHGLHVNADHLVVELHGAATSGASGEVLLTDLSNYGMPLLRYANGDLATAGTETCPCGRGLPLLAHVDGRKLDAIRTPDGHLLPGEFFPHMLKDVPGLRRFQLVQRRLDRLELALVCDNRFDDASMAYIRRELAKVVGDSVALECRIVDELPLTPSGKLRVTVSALPPSSS; translated from the coding sequence ATGAGCGTCTACGAACACCTGTTTCGCCGGGTGCTCTACCCGGCCTACGAATCGGGCCTGCGCCGGCGCCGCACGCTGGATTGGCTCGCCGGCTACGAGCGCGACCAGTGGCTGGCGCCCGAACAGCTCCGCGCCCTGCAGCTGGAACGCCTGCTGCGCCTGCTGCGGCACTGCGAGCAGCACGTGCCCTGGTATCGCCGGCGCTGGCGCGAGCTCGGCATCGCGGCGGCGGACATCCGCAGCCTGGACGACTACGCGCGCCTGCCGGTGCTGGACAAGGACGAGATCCGCGCGCACTTCGACGAGTTCAAGGCCGACGGCTGGCATGAGCGCCTGCTGTACAAGGCCACCGGCGGCTCCACCGGCCAGCCGATGCGCTTCGGCTATACCCGCGAGAGCAACGAGCGGCGCACCGCGGTGATGTGGCGTGGCTACGGTTGGGCCGGCGCGCGCATGGGCCGGCGCACGCTGTACGTGTGGGGCGGTGCGGTGGGCGAGCCGCGGCGCCTGCACCAGTTCAAGGATCGGCTGTACCACGCGGCGTTCGCGCGACGCATGCTCAACAGCTTCCACATGACCGACGCCAACCTCGGCGAATACGCCGACGCCATCGACGCCTATCGGCCCGAGGTGATCGTGGGCTACGTGGGCCCACTGGTACGGCTGGCCCAGTGGCTGCTGGACAACCGCCGCACGCTGGCGCGGCCGCCGGCCGCGGTGCTCGGCGCGGCCGAGGCGCTGCACGATTTCCAGCGCGAGCTGATCGAGCGGGCGTTCGGTTGCCCGGCCTACAACACCTACGGCTGCCGCGAGGTGATGCTGATCGCGTCCGAGTGCGAACAGCGGCACGGCCTGCACGTCAACGCCGACCACCTGGTGGTGGAACTGCACGGCGCGGCAACGAGCGGCGCCAGTGGCGAGGTGCTGCTCACCGACCTCTCCAACTACGGCATGCCGCTGCTGCGCTATGCCAACGGCGACCTGGCCACGGCCGGCACGGAAACCTGCCCGTGCGGACGCGGCCTGCCGCTGCTGGCGCACGTGGACGGCCGCAAGCTGGATGCGATCCGCACGCCCGACGGCCACCTGCTGCCCGGCGAGTTCTTCCCGCACATGCTCAAGGACGTGCCGGGCCTGCGTCGCTTCCAGCTGGTGCAGCGCCGGCTCGACCGCCTCGAGCTGGCGCTGGTCTGCGACAACCGCTTCGACGACGCCTCGATGGCGTACATCCGCCGCGAGCTGGCGAAGGTGGTCGGCGACAGCGTCGCGCTCGAGTGCCGGATCGTCGACGAACTTCCCCTGACGCCCAGCGGCAAGCTGCGCGTCACCGTCTCCGCCCTTCCACCTTCCTCCTCCTGA
- a CDS encoding oligosaccharide flippase family protein: MTPRSLTLRNTLFSSLGIYVEYFLGMVCAVLIARHLGPRHYGIYGLFIWFAAIGIVVTNSGITTGVIKFVAELRGSRQPELIRPMLAYMRKVQRWHLLVVLGLGLGLYLLLGRRYAAELDLLEFVLLAAAVGMRAPYMFNVAIAKGFEAFDATARITLVAAPTNLALVVTAMLLHGDILWFVVMYAISSAMFLFASQYQVRRLLAPLPRLGDLPGELLRRIRRHLRIVSLTIIVSFLIASDVEILFLNLFASATAAGYFKVAFQLASGIMLLVPGVFSAVLLPMMAKALSEGRTVGGQRFVTATSYLAMLGAPMVAFGACFAGAVIGLLYGAAYAAAAPVFALCMLASALNTSAQGATSLLVSADRQHVILTLTLLFGVFKIGVDVTLVRHFGLHGAMAAIVIAAVVSSSAYVLLGMRVGGLPLEWRRLGRILLAAALAGAVASLVLPLRLPPLFTLLLGGPVLVAAYLPLTLWLRCWTGADIEQLKSLHQRFAAGRPLLLGRLLAWSGVRAGQHP, encoded by the coding sequence ATGACCCCACGCTCGCTCACCCTGCGCAACACGCTGTTCTCCTCGCTGGGGATCTACGTCGAGTATTTCCTCGGCATGGTCTGCGCGGTGCTGATCGCGCGCCATCTGGGGCCACGCCACTACGGCATCTACGGCCTGTTCATCTGGTTCGCGGCGATCGGCATCGTGGTGACCAATTCAGGCATCACCACCGGCGTGATCAAGTTCGTGGCGGAGCTGCGCGGCAGCCGGCAACCCGAGTTGATCCGGCCGATGCTCGCCTACATGCGCAAGGTGCAGCGCTGGCACCTGCTGGTGGTGCTCGGCCTGGGCCTGGGCCTGTACCTGCTGCTCGGACGGCGCTACGCCGCCGAGCTGGACCTGCTGGAATTCGTGCTGCTTGCGGCCGCGGTGGGCATGCGCGCGCCGTACATGTTCAACGTGGCGATCGCGAAGGGCTTCGAGGCCTTCGACGCCACCGCCCGGATCACCCTGGTGGCGGCGCCGACCAACCTGGCGCTGGTGGTCACCGCGATGCTGCTGCACGGCGACATCCTGTGGTTCGTGGTGATGTATGCGATCTCCAGCGCGATGTTCCTGTTCGCCTCGCAGTACCAGGTGCGTCGCCTGCTGGCGCCGCTGCCGCGCCTCGGCGATCTGCCGGGCGAACTGCTGCGGCGCATCCGCCGGCACCTGCGCATCGTCTCGCTGACCATCATCGTGAGCTTCCTGATCGCCAGCGACGTGGAGATCCTGTTCCTCAACCTGTTCGCCAGCGCCACCGCGGCGGGCTACTTCAAGGTGGCCTTCCAGCTGGCCAGCGGCATCATGTTGCTGGTGCCGGGCGTGTTCAGCGCGGTGCTGCTGCCGATGATGGCGAAGGCGCTGAGCGAGGGCCGCACCGTGGGCGGCCAACGCTTCGTGACGGCGACCTCGTACCTGGCCATGCTCGGCGCGCCGATGGTGGCGTTCGGCGCCTGCTTCGCCGGCGCGGTGATCGGGCTGCTGTACGGCGCCGCCTACGCCGCCGCCGCGCCGGTGTTCGCGCTGTGCATGCTGGCCAGCGCGCTGAACACCTCGGCGCAGGGTGCGACCAGCCTGCTGGTGAGCGCCGACCGCCAGCACGTGATCCTCACGCTCACCCTGCTGTTCGGCGTGTTCAAGATCGGCGTGGATGTGACCCTGGTCCGGCATTTCGGGCTGCACGGCGCGATGGCGGCGATCGTGATCGCCGCGGTGGTCAGCTCCTCGGCCTACGTGCTGCTGGGCATGCGCGTCGGCGGCCTGCCGCTGGAATGGCGCCGGCTCGGACGCATCCTGCTGGCCGCCGCGCTGGCCGGCGCCGTCGCCTCGCTGGTGCTGCCGCTGCGCCTGCCGCCGCTGTTCACGCTGCTGCTGGGCGGCCCGGTGCTGGTCGCGGCGTACCTGCCGCTCACGCTGTGGCTGCGCTGCTGGACGGGCGCGGACATCGAGCAGCTGAAAAGCCTGCACCAGCGCTTCGCGGCGGGCCGGCCGCTGCTGCTGGGGCGCCTGCTGGCGTGGTCCGGCGTGCGCGCGGGGCAGCACCCATGA
- a CDS encoding O-antigen ligase family protein codes for MFLLILVYLAFAIVRPQDFLPGMAGLPVMSLTLLLAFVGWLLRGARTPGAPQFLLLPLFVLIAMASMVVNGWSGGMEYVLEQMGPSLIVFFVLASAIDDPRRTATTFAVIGLCAMVLALHSVEQASQGVGWTGMTLGEDGRIRYVGIFNDPNDLGLLFVMALPMLFCVAARAGFLGRWFWRAGIVLLLAGIYLTKSRGTQLAVLMMGAIWLWQKRGPLTAGSLSFAGLVGLMLLPSTRMNDLDPDEESAFGRVDAWYEGFDMFKTHPLFGVGFGNFTDYNTLTAHNSFVLVLAETGFLGFVTWLAFVGYGFWMMWRLLRLQAGLAQAAQVAAAHVVAARPQTRLALVRALPAGAGVEQRRVAVARGPAVAATGAGTTAGTTAEERQDRAEQALSLTLFCALCGFFTAAFFLSRSYNIMLYTLAAIVVGHYATLRKRHDTLPRFTLSASGWRWLPISLMVIAALYVLVAVLLRMP; via the coding sequence ATGTTCCTGCTGATCCTCGTCTACCTCGCTTTCGCGATCGTCCGCCCGCAGGACTTCCTGCCCGGCATGGCGGGCCTGCCGGTGATGTCGCTGACCCTGCTGCTGGCTTTCGTCGGCTGGCTGCTGCGCGGCGCGCGCACGCCCGGCGCACCACAGTTCCTGCTGCTGCCGCTGTTCGTGCTGATCGCGATGGCCTCGATGGTGGTCAATGGCTGGTCCGGCGGCATGGAATACGTGCTCGAACAGATGGGGCCGTCGCTGATCGTGTTCTTCGTGCTGGCGAGCGCCATCGACGATCCGCGCCGCACCGCCACCACCTTCGCGGTGATCGGGCTGTGCGCGATGGTGCTGGCCCTGCACAGCGTGGAGCAGGCCAGCCAGGGCGTAGGCTGGACCGGCATGACCCTGGGCGAGGACGGGCGCATCCGCTACGTGGGCATCTTCAACGATCCCAACGACCTCGGCCTGCTGTTCGTGATGGCGCTGCCGATGCTGTTCTGCGTGGCCGCGCGCGCCGGCTTCCTCGGCCGCTGGTTCTGGCGCGCCGGCATCGTGCTGCTGCTGGCCGGCATCTACCTGACCAAGTCGCGCGGCACCCAGCTGGCGGTGCTGATGATGGGCGCGATCTGGCTGTGGCAGAAGCGCGGGCCGCTCACCGCCGGCTCGCTGAGCTTCGCCGGCCTGGTCGGGCTGATGCTGCTGCCGTCCACGCGCATGAACGACCTCGACCCGGACGAAGAGTCCGCCTTCGGCCGCGTGGACGCGTGGTACGAAGGCTTCGACATGTTCAAGACGCACCCGCTGTTCGGCGTGGGCTTCGGCAACTTCACCGACTACAACACGCTGACCGCACACAACTCCTTCGTGCTGGTGCTGGCCGAGACCGGCTTCCTGGGCTTCGTGACCTGGCTGGCCTTCGTCGGCTACGGCTTCTGGATGATGTGGCGCCTGCTGCGCCTGCAGGCGGGGCTGGCGCAAGCGGCGCAGGTCGCCGCCGCGCACGTGGTGGCGGCACGCCCGCAGACACGCCTGGCGCTGGTGCGGGCGCTGCCCGCCGGCGCCGGCGTGGAGCAGCGCCGGGTCGCCGTCGCGCGCGGGCCGGCCGTCGCGGCAACTGGTGCGGGGACCACCGCGGGCACGACGGCGGAAGAGCGCCAGGACCGTGCCGAACAGGCGCTGTCGCTGACCCTGTTCTGCGCGCTGTGCGGCTTCTTCACGGCCGCGTTCTTCCTCAGCCGCAGCTACAACATCATGCTCTACACGCTGGCCGCGATCGTGGTGGGCCACTACGCCACTCTGCGCAAGCGCCACGACACGCTGCCGCGTTTCACCCTCTCGGCCAGCGGCTGGCGCTGGCTGCCGATCTCGCTGATGGTCATCGCGGCGCTCTACGTGCTGGTGGCCGTGCTGCTGCGCATGCCATGA
- a CDS encoding glycosyltransferase family 2 protein has product MHVFAGYPLWVAALARWRPRPVQRRAWTPRVTAVLAVHDGAAHVRAKLEGLLALDYPAERLDIVVACDGCRDDTAACARALGDARIRVLEFAERRGKAACLNDAVAEARGEVLLMTDVRQRLEPDALRQLVANLGDAQVGAVGGQLRLFDAHTGFARGIDAYWRYETLIRAGESRSGSVIGVSGALYAMRRALFRPLPAGTVLDDVLVPMQVAAAGLRVVYEPAAVAWDGSSQQPREEQRRKIRTLAGNYQLVQLAPWLLLPWRNPLWFRFVSHKLLRLLAPWLLLALALSATLLATRHALFAATALGLLAALAAVVAGRLLPTLGGRQPVRLLTAFCYLNLFAAQALLAFARNRRLHLW; this is encoded by the coding sequence GTGCACGTCTTCGCCGGCTATCCGCTGTGGGTCGCCGCGCTGGCGCGCTGGCGGCCGCGCCCGGTGCAACGGCGCGCGTGGACGCCGCGCGTCACCGCGGTACTCGCCGTGCACGACGGCGCCGCGCACGTGCGCGCCAAGCTCGAAGGCCTGCTCGCCCTGGACTATCCGGCGGAACGGCTCGACATCGTGGTGGCCTGCGATGGCTGCCGCGACGACACCGCGGCGTGCGCCCGCGCGCTCGGCGATGCGCGCATCCGCGTGCTGGAGTTTGCCGAGCGGCGCGGCAAGGCCGCCTGCCTCAACGACGCGGTGGCCGAGGCGCGCGGCGAGGTGCTGCTGATGACCGACGTGCGCCAGCGGCTGGAGCCGGACGCGCTGCGCCAGCTGGTCGCGAACCTGGGCGATGCGCAGGTGGGCGCGGTCGGCGGGCAGCTGCGCCTGTTCGACGCGCACACCGGTTTCGCCCGCGGCATCGATGCGTACTGGCGCTACGAGACGCTGATCCGCGCCGGCGAAAGCCGCTCCGGTTCGGTGATCGGCGTCAGCGGCGCGCTGTACGCGATGCGCCGCGCGCTGTTCCGGCCGCTGCCGGCGGGCACCGTGCTGGACGACGTGCTGGTGCCGATGCAGGTGGCCGCGGCCGGGCTGCGCGTGGTGTACGAGCCGGCTGCGGTGGCCTGGGACGGCAGCTCGCAGCAGCCGCGCGAGGAGCAGCGCCGCAAGATCCGCACGCTGGCCGGCAACTACCAGCTGGTGCAGCTGGCGCCATGGCTGCTGCTGCCGTGGCGCAACCCGCTGTGGTTCCGCTTCGTCAGCCACAAGCTGCTGCGCCTGCTGGCGCCGTGGCTGCTGCTGGCGCTGGCGCTCTCGGCGACGCTGCTGGCGACGCGGCATGCGCTGTTCGCGGCGACCGCGCTGGGGCTGCTCGCCGCACTCGCCGCGGTGGTGGCCGGACGCCTGCTGCCGACGCTGGGCGGGCGCCAGCCCGTGCGGCTGCTGACCGCGTTCTGCTATCTCAATCTGTTCGCCGCGCAGGCGCTGCTGGCGTTCGCGCGCAACCGGAGGCTGCACCTGTGGTGA